A genomic region of Natronoarchaeum mannanilyticum contains the following coding sequences:
- a CDS encoding ornithine cyclodeaminase family protein, with protein MVTARFLSSDAVDGLATPAEYVDAVREGYRQRGEGASAEPRTKLLRSDPPGMLTEYAAVLPETGAMGGYVYAAGFGAADAWFMTQLFDADTGEPRAVLDGASMNPFKTGATGAVGVDALAREDAASMAVIGSGPQARGQVRATATVREFETVDVFSPTREHRERFAAELDDRLDAAVRSVESSDAAVEGADVVITATNANRPVFDGELLEPGAHVTAMGQYNPEKFELDATTIERSTYVVDLRERVDTDAGSFIHAVEEGAVTEEHVHAELGEVVAGKRPGRRSDDEITVFDSGGTGIETVAGAQLLYEKAEERDLGTEIEFAPASEALTGK; from the coding sequence ATGGTCACCGCACGATTCCTGAGTAGCGACGCCGTCGACGGTCTGGCGACACCCGCCGAGTACGTCGACGCCGTCCGCGAGGGGTATCGCCAGCGCGGCGAGGGCGCATCTGCCGAACCGCGAACGAAGCTACTCCGCTCCGATCCGCCGGGGATGCTCACCGAGTACGCGGCCGTGCTCCCCGAAACCGGTGCGATGGGCGGGTACGTCTACGCCGCCGGGTTCGGCGCGGCCGACGCCTGGTTCATGACCCAGCTGTTCGACGCCGACACCGGGGAGCCCCGCGCCGTGCTCGACGGCGCGAGCATGAACCCGTTCAAAACCGGCGCGACGGGCGCCGTCGGCGTCGACGCGCTGGCCCGCGAGGACGCCGCCTCGATGGCGGTGATCGGCAGCGGCCCGCAGGCCAGGGGGCAGGTCCGGGCGACCGCGACGGTCCGCGAGTTCGAGACCGTCGACGTGTTCTCGCCGACTCGCGAGCACCGCGAGCGGTTCGCCGCCGAGCTGGACGACCGGCTCGACGCCGCCGTCCGATCGGTCGAGTCGAGCGACGCCGCGGTCGAGGGCGCCGACGTCGTGATCACCGCCACGAACGCAAACCGGCCGGTGTTCGACGGCGAGCTGCTCGAACCGGGCGCCCACGTCACCGCGATGGGCCAGTACAACCCTGAGAAGTTCGAGCTCGACGCAACGACGATCGAGCGCTCGACGTACGTCGTCGACCTCCGCGAGCGCGTCGACACGGACGCCGGCTCGTTCATCCACGCCGTCGAGGAGGGTGCGGTCACCGAGGAGCACGTCCACGCGGAACTGGGGGAGGTCGTCGCCGGGAAGCGGCCGGGTCGCCGTTCGGACGACGAGATCACGGTGTTCGACAGCGGCGGCACCGGCATCGAGACGGTCGCCGGCGCGCAACTGCTCTACGAGAAAGCGGAGGAGCGAGACCTCGGCACGGAGATCGAGTTCGCACCGGCGAGTGAAGCTCTCACCGGAAAGTAA
- a CDS encoding MFS transporter: MNSNDRAIVGLVVLGHAAVHTYELSIPVLVTVWLVEFGTTEAVIGGVVTAGYALFGLGAVPGGVLADRLGSRRLIAGCLAGMGGSFALLGLTPTAPTLGLVVIGLALVLWGAAASVYHPSGLSLISTGVEERGSAFAYHGMAGNVGIAFGPLATLLLLEVLPWRVVTLLLAAPAAIGVALALRIDVDETAAVDDEPDADAEPNADAEARPDGGSKADAVDSLPAFRRGTRELFVGPFVAIFAIVILSGLFYRGFLTFLPDILSGFAVFEPVGLAGTSFAPDRYVYVGILTVGVAGQYVGGKLTDRTRPEIGIAGGMTALAALAVAFLPASEAGIAAFLLVAALLGFFLFFVQPQYQAAVADATPAGQRGLSYGYTYLGVFGVGALGGGVAGAILTWGSAGALFAVLAAFAGTAAVVATLALRARSDE; encoded by the coding sequence GTGAACTCGAACGATCGGGCGATCGTCGGGCTGGTGGTGCTCGGTCACGCCGCGGTCCACACCTACGAGCTGTCGATCCCGGTGCTGGTCACCGTCTGGCTCGTCGAGTTCGGGACGACCGAGGCCGTGATCGGCGGCGTCGTCACGGCGGGGTACGCGCTGTTCGGCCTCGGCGCCGTGCCGGGCGGCGTGCTGGCCGATCGGCTCGGATCGCGCCGATTGATCGCGGGCTGTCTGGCGGGGATGGGCGGCTCGTTCGCACTGCTCGGCCTGACGCCGACGGCGCCGACGCTCGGGCTCGTCGTGATCGGACTCGCGCTCGTGCTCTGGGGCGCCGCCGCGAGCGTCTACCACCCGTCGGGCCTGTCGCTGATCAGCACCGGCGTCGAGGAGCGCGGGTCGGCCTTCGCGTACCACGGGATGGCGGGCAACGTCGGCATCGCGTTCGGGCCGCTGGCGACGCTGCTACTCCTCGAAGTGCTGCCGTGGCGCGTCGTGACGCTGCTGCTGGCCGCGCCGGCCGCCATCGGCGTCGCGCTGGCGCTGCGGATCGACGTCGACGAGACGGCGGCCGTGGACGACGAACCGGATGCGGACGCCGAACCGAATGCAGACGCCGAAGCCAGGCCCGACGGCGGCTCGAAGGCCGACGCGGTCGACAGCCTCCCGGCGTTCCGCCGCGGGACGCGAGAGCTGTTCGTCGGTCCGTTCGTCGCCATCTTCGCGATCGTGATCCTCTCGGGGCTGTTCTACCGCGGGTTCCTGACGTTCCTTCCGGACATCCTCTCTGGGTTCGCGGTGTTCGAGCCGGTCGGTCTCGCCGGGACGTCGTTCGCGCCCGATCGGTACGTCTACGTCGGGATCCTGACCGTCGGCGTCGCCGGGCAGTACGTCGGCGGCAAGTTGACGGACCGGACCCGCCCCGAAATCGGCATCGCGGGCGGGATGACGGCGCTCGCCGCGCTGGCAGTCGCCTTCCTGCCCGCCTCGGAAGCCGGTATCGCCGCGTTCCTGCTCGTCGCGGCGTTGCTGGGCTTTTTCCTCTTTTTCGTCCAGCCGCAGTACCAGGCTGCGGTCGCCGACGCGACTCCCGCGGGGCAACGAGGGCTCTCCTACGGGTACACGTACCTCGGCGTGTTCGGCGTCGGCGCGCTGGGCGGCGGCGTCGCCGGCGCGATCCTGACGTGGGGCTCGGCGGGCGCGCTGTTCGCCGTGCTGGCCGCGTTCGCCGGAACGGCGGCGGTCGTCGCGACGCTGGCGTTGCGAGCGCGGTCGGATGAATAG
- a CDS encoding DUF3054 domain-containing protein: MARQSAQTRTTNRLRPAIGDPRRALAFAAGDLLAIGAVVGWGLYSHHGAAAFATPIDSFMTVLPFLLGWPIPAVLAGVYEDGVIGDPIAAARYVTVAGIAAANLGLILRTSPLFEGSAAWPFGLVVTGSTLVVLLGWRVVAATLLD, translated from the coding sequence ATGGCACGCCAGAGTGCGCAGACTCGCACCACCAATCGGTTGCGCCCCGCGATCGGCGACCCGCGGCGGGCGCTGGCTTTCGCGGCGGGCGACCTGCTCGCGATCGGTGCGGTCGTCGGCTGGGGACTGTACAGCCACCACGGCGCCGCGGCGTTCGCGACGCCGATCGACTCGTTCATGACCGTCCTCCCGTTCCTGCTCGGCTGGCCGATCCCCGCGGTGCTCGCGGGCGTCTACGAGGACGGCGTGATCGGCGACCCGATCGCGGCTGCGCGGTACGTGACCGTCGCGGGGATCGCCGCAGCGAATCTCGGCCTGATCCTCCGGACCTCGCCGCTGTTCGAGGGATCTGCGGCCTGGCCGTTCGGGCTCGTCGTGACCGGTAGTACGCTCGTCGTGTTGCTGGGCTGGCGCGTAGTCGCGGCGACTCTCCTCGACTGA